The genomic region GCGCCGGCACAGACCGTGGTGTTCTACATGGGCCTGGTGGGCTTGCCGGTGATCTGCGAGCAGATGATCAGGCACGGCCGTTCGGCGGATACGCCGGCGGCGCTGATCCAGCAGGGCACCACGGTGAACCAGCGGGTGTTTACCGGCACCCTGGCTAACCTGTCGCAACTGGTGGCGGAGCATGAGGTTCGTGCGCCGACGCTGGTGATCGTCGGGGAAGTGGTCCAGCTTCGCGAGAAACTGGCCTGGTTCGAAGGCGCCCAGGGGCAAGTCTGACGCCGACGCTGTAACGGCACGACTTTCCTGGCTTTGTAGGAGCAAGGCTTGCCTGCGGAGGCGCCGTCAAGGTCGCCAAAAGCTTCGCGGGCAAGCCCGGCTCCTACAGGTCGTGTGTCGTACGTTGGGCTTGTGTCCGCACTGCCTCGCTGTAGGAACCGACGGTCTGGTGTTTACGCGCAGAGATCGACGCGAGCCTCGCGGCCTACTGTTTCCAGACCCCACGCCCTGCCAGTCGCTCGCGGTCATGGCTGACGGTGAAATCCTGCTCTGGCCCCTTGGGCACGATCCCTGTCGGATTGATGGTCCGATGGCTGGCGTAGTAATGCCCCTTGATGTGGGCAAAGTCCACCGTCTCGGCCACGCCCGGCCACTGATACATTTCCCGTAGCCAGTTCGACAGGTTCGGATAATCGGCAATCCGCCGCAGGTTGCATTTGAAGTGACCGTGGTACACCGCATCGAACCGGATCATCGTGGTGAACAGTCGCACGTCCGCTTCGGTCAGGTATTCACCAGCCAGGTAGCGCTGCTGCGACAGGTGCTGCTCCAGATGGTCCAGCTCGGCGAACAGCCCGTCGAAAGCCGTTTCATACGCCGATTGCGAGGTGGCGAAGCCGGCACGGTAGACGCCGTTGTTCACCGCCGGATAGATCCGCTCATTCCACTCGTCGACCACCGTGCGCAAGGCTTCGGGGTAGAAATCCAAGTGATTGCCGGTCAGTTCGTTGAACGCACTGTTGAACATGCGGATGATTTCCGCCGACTCGTTGCTGACGATACGTTTCAGCTTCTTGTCCCACAGGACCGGTACGGTCACGCGGCCGGTGTAATCGGCGGTGTCGGCGGTATAACGCTGATGCATGAATTCCAGGCCATCAAGATGATCGCCCGTGGAGCCGTGGGTCTTGTCGAAGGTCCAGCCGTTCTCCAGCATCAGCCAACTGACCACCGAGACGTCGATCAGGCTTTCCAGGCCCTTGAGCTTGCGCAGGATCAGCGTGCGGTGGGCCCAGGGGCAGGCCAGGGAAACATACAGATGGTAGCGGCCGGCCTCGGCGACAAAGCCGCCTTCGCCGCTGGGGCCCGCTTCGCCATTGGCGGTCACCCAGTTGCGGCGCTGCGCCTGCTCG from Pseudomonas asplenii harbors:
- a CDS encoding glutathione S-transferase family protein, producing the protein MGLLIEGRWHDQWYESSKDGAFQREQAQRRNWVTANGEAGPSGEGGFVAEAGRYHLYVSLACPWAHRTLILRKLKGLESLIDVSVVSWLMLENGWTFDKTHGSTGDHLDGLEFMHQRYTADTADYTGRVTVPVLWDKKLKRIVSNESAEIIRMFNSAFNELTGNHLDFYPEALRTVVDEWNERIYPAVNNGVYRAGFATSQSAYETAFDGLFAELDHLEQHLSQQRYLAGEYLTEADVRLFTTMIRFDAVYHGHFKCNLRRIADYPNLSNWLREMYQWPGVAETVDFAHIKGHYYASHRTINPTGIVPKGPEQDFTVSHDRERLAGRGVWKQ